A DNA window from Anastrepha ludens isolate Willacy chromosome 6, idAnaLude1.1, whole genome shotgun sequence contains the following coding sequences:
- the LOC128867897 gene encoding GATA zinc finger domain-containing protein 14-like, with translation MANNNAPGHFSRNGVSSNINAVGIDGATIGGASAGVAVSNLSDVCNFLQTPNINTALNLPAGACSYDHLIEMIRGLDLQDDGIRMNHKMKAIRSDFCALVHDENMLCECMDYINGKALGDGEMALKFAMLFSSHNFDQLAMKDIKIRSAMLKVLETNYLNADTYRVHDKERLYNSITLLGEYYNRVRLADQSPITILGESLLSLLIREVSALEPIDVRLAKLILSQITLNGDIIRVKHKNELTQLLYHIRRNLIEQPTLSATVKALLLMTLDLYYSNFTNLGAQLEQMYTKYLVQDVEDDGNNNINAGASPQAALPVYMPVMAQQSPQQLQLLQQQQHQPITPLQLQTQQSLTTLNNYSPQDQNCSAPNEAQASGVYENGGSENTANDSYESQPSTKKWSEQVCEDSLYESEFGNDFNSYEQDLKDGKDGADGGAENEVQGRLSNGRGKLSASGNSRYNDDDSLSRNARRSQKPRNSPRPLKHQAHDGYEGEGAHDEQQKQQREEQDQTKPLPRWRAPRFNRENEFQSGDKPQHNQQRRYSASFDDDHSVRSDGGSIRLYSINDRLRHSQEKMERSGSNFNSIANSNWDRQSQHADDRSERSYISNYERGNNYRRGNHHFNNRHNYDKPPRFQKPQQKDNNIHSNSWRQSRNNVMNNSYHDENSSYRSNGPESNSRSSSRARTLPRPSKSRHFDDADADDGANNASSYRRSQSPSMHRQNQQHQQRTRNFNARYSSQSSLASEASSTFDRRQRNRNFGRHAQQQQDRWEDTHSVHDQPDSNARNAKNDNSELVRNARQTVKYMNYLSSKK, from the coding sequence ATGGCCAATAACAATGCGCCGGGCCATTTTAGCAGAAATGGCGTCAGTAGCAACATAAATGCGGTTGGAATTGATGGTGCTACCATCGGTGGGGCCAGTGCTGGAGTTGCGGTGAGCAACCTGAGCGATGTTTGCAATTTCCTCCAGACACCTAACATAAATACAGCGCTTAATTTGCCAGCAGGCGCTTGCTCATATGATCATCTTATCGAAATGATACGAGGTCTCGATCTGCAGGACGACGGAATTAGAATGAATCATAAGATGAAGGCGATCCGTTCCGATTTTTGCGCGCTAGTGCACGATGAAAACATGTTATGTGAATGCATGGACTATATTAATGGCAAAGCTCTCGGCGATGGcgaaatggcattgaaatttgcTATGCTCTTCTCGTCGCATAACTTTGACCAATTGGCAATGAAAGACATCAAAATACGTAGTGCGATGCTAAAGGTGCTCGAGACGAATTACCTGAATGCCGATACATACCGCGTCCACGATAAAGAACGGCTGTACAATTCCATCACATTATTGGGTGAATATTACAACCGTGTACGCCTGGCCGATCAATCGCCTATAACTATCTTAGGCGAATCTTTGCTATCCCTACTCATACGCGAAGTTAGCGCATTGGAACCCATCGATGTGAGATTGGCCAAATTGATACTATCACAAATCACCCTAAACGGTGATATAATTCGGGTTAAACATAAAAACGAATTGACACAACTTCTCTACCACATAAGGCGTAATTTAATTGAGCAACCCACGCTTAGTGCGACCGTTAAGGCGTTACTCCTGATGACGCTCGATCTATACTATAgtaattttactaatttgggGGCACAGTTAGAACAGATGTACACGAAATATTTGGTTCAAGATGTTGAAGACGACGGCAATAACAATATCAATGCTGGTGCGTCACCGCAAGCCGCCCTACCAGTGTATATGCCAGTGATGGCACAACAATCACCGCAGCAGTTGCAgttgttgcagcagcagcagcatcaaccCATAACACCATTGCAACTACAGACACAACAATCGTTGACTACCTTAAATAACTATTCACCGCAAGATCAAAATTGCAGTGCTCCAAACGAGGCGCAAGCAAGCGGTGTATATGAAAATGGTGGTAGTGAAAATACAGCAAATGATTCATACGAATCACAACCATCAACAAAGAAATGGAGTGAACAGGTGTGCGAAGATTCGCTCTATGAAAGTGAATTTGGCAATGATTTTAACAGCTACGAACAAGACTTAAAGGATGGTAAAGATGGTGCAGATGGTGGGGCTGAAAATGAAGTACAAGGCCGCTTGAGCAATGGACGCGGCAAATTGAGTGCCAGCGGTAATAGTCGGTACAATGACGATGATAGCTTGAGCCGCAATGCTAGGCGTTCGCAAAAACCACGCAATTCACCACGTCCACTTAAACACCAAGCACACGATGGCTATGAAGGGGAGGGCGCACATGatgagcaacaaaaacaacagcgtgAAGAGCAGGATCAAACCAAACCACTACCTCGCTGGCGTGCGCCGCGTTTCAATCGTGAAAACGAGTTCCAAAGCGGCGATAAGCCACAGCATAACCAACAACGTCGCTACAGTGCCAGTTTCGATGATGATCACAGTGTGCGGAGCGACGGTGGCAGCATTCGTTTGTACAGCATCAACGATCGTTTACGACACTCACAGGAGAAGATGGAGCGTAGTGGTAGTAATTTCAATTCTATCGCCAATTCGAACTGGGATCGGCAGTCGCAGCATGCAGATGATCGCAGTGAGCGCTCCTATATCAGTAACTATGAGCGCGGCAACAATTACCGCCGTGGCAATCACCATTTCAATAATCGTCACAACTATGACAAACCGCCGCGCTTCCAAAAGCCACAACAAAAAGACAACAACATACATAGCAACTCGTGGCGTCAATCACGCAACAACGTAATGAACAACTCATACCACGATGAGAACTCATCATACCGCTCCAACGGGCCCGAATCGAATAGTCGCAGTTCATCGCGTGCACGCACTCTACCACGTCCAAGCAAATCACGCCACTTTGACGATGCAGACGCAGATGATGGTGCTAATAATGCTTCGTCCTATCGTCGCAGTCAGAGTCCTTCAATGCATAGGCAAAATcaacaacaccagcagcgcacACGTAATTTTAACGCGCGTTATAGTAGCCAGAGCAGCTTGGCCAGCGAAGCGTCGAGCACATTTGATAGGCGTCAACGTAATCGCAACTTTGGCCGACATGCGCAACAACAGCAAGATCGCTGGGAAGATACGCATAGCGTGCACGATCAGCCCGACAGCAATGCACGAAACGCGAAAAATGATAACAGCGAACTGGTGCGCAATGCACGCCAAACTGTCAAGTATATGAACTATTTGTCGTCGAAGAAGTGA